One segment of Methanolinea mesophila DNA contains the following:
- a CDS encoding V-type ATP synthase subunit F, whose amino-acid sequence MKIAVIGNPRMVRGFRLAGIENTLATVPGAEDEEVIGRWIHDPEVGVIVVDSALKSSVSRIQAALQMKKGAYPVMVVLGTEEDTGELPPGVNVLPHQVR is encoded by the coding sequence GTGAAAATTGCCGTGATCGGAAACCCGAGGATGGTCCGGGGTTTCCGGCTGGCGGGAATCGAGAACACGCTCGCGACAGTCCCCGGGGCTGAAGACGAGGAGGTGATCGGCCGGTGGATTCATGACCCCGAAGTCGGGGTGATCGTGGTCGACAGTGCATTGAAATCTTCGGTCTCCAGAATACAAGCCGCGCTGCAGATGAAAAAGGGGGCCTATCCTGTAATGGTAGTCCTCGGAACGGAAGAAGATACGGGAGAACTTCCGCCCGGTGTAAATGTACTCCCGCATCAGGTCAGGTGA
- a CDS encoding V-type ATP synthase subunit E: MSLEAIEERIRKDAEEEARIITSTAEEEAKGIIARAAKDAEREYASLHRSESKKTEISVQQTLSQARMDSRNTVREFRDSLVAGCFSRAEESLLSVRNSPEYGDIFRHLLEEALDILGTGKAEISVHPEDRQLAMSVAESFPGEHISLTVTGNSLDTTGGMILAAPERKITVDNTFEARRERLKRALIIETSDILFPVRGGRT, encoded by the coding sequence ATGAGCCTGGAAGCGATCGAGGAAAGAATTAGAAAAGACGCAGAAGAAGAGGCACGGATAATCACTTCCACGGCCGAGGAGGAGGCGAAAGGGATAATTGCGAGGGCTGCAAAGGACGCGGAGCGTGAATACGCCTCCCTGCATCGGTCGGAGTCAAAAAAGACCGAGATCTCCGTCCAGCAGACACTTTCGCAGGCCCGGATGGATTCCAGGAACACGGTGAGGGAGTTCCGTGACTCCCTCGTCGCCGGATGCTTTTCCCGTGCGGAGGAATCCCTTCTCTCGGTACGGAACTCGCCGGAATACGGGGATATATTCAGGCATCTCCTGGAGGAGGCCCTGGATATACTTGGAACCGGAAAGGCTGAAATTTCCGTCCATCCCGAAGATCGACAACTCGCTATGTCCGTCGCCGAATCATTCCCGGGAGAACATATTTCACTCACGGTGACCGGGAATTCGCTGGACACCACCGGGGGAATGATCCTGGCAGCCCCCGAACGGAAAATAACAGTCGACAACACCTTCGAAGCAAGAAGGGAACGATTAAAGCGGGCATTGATCATCGAGACATCAGATATTCTCTTTCCCGTACGAGGAGGGCGGACATGA
- a CDS encoding V-type ATP synthase subunit B — protein sequence MTHSAREYTSVSRVEGPIMVVDGVEGIAYGEVAVITLPSGEKRQGQVLETRTARAIVQVFGSTRDLDTYTTRVRFTGETMHIGVTGEMLGRVFDGTGNPLDGGSLPIPEEIRDIHGSSINPYAREHPRDSIQTGVSAIDGMNTLVRGQKLPIFSGAGLPHNLLAAQIARQARVRGQEEQFAVIFAAMGITHEEAAYFLKDFRTTGALERAVVFLNLADDPVIERIITPRLALTTAEFLAFEKGMHVLVIMSDLTNYCEALREIAAAREEVPGRRGYPGYMYTDLATIYERAGRIRDRNGSITQIPILTMPDDDITHPVPDLTGYITEGQIVLSRDLHRKGIYPPVNVLPCLSRLMQGGIGEGRTRKDHAEVNNQLYSAYAQGVKLKGLVAVIGEEALTDIDRNYLLFADRFEKEFIGQDAEENRTFEATLDLAWDLLALLPESELRRIDTATIRTYHPHYRSGKV from the coding sequence ATGACACACAGTGCGAGAGAGTATACCTCCGTCTCACGTGTGGAGGGCCCGATCATGGTGGTTGATGGAGTCGAGGGAATTGCCTACGGGGAAGTGGCGGTGATAACCCTGCCGTCGGGCGAAAAACGCCAGGGCCAGGTGCTTGAGACAAGGACTGCCAGGGCCATCGTCCAGGTCTTTGGATCCACCCGCGATCTCGATACGTATACCACCCGGGTCAGGTTCACCGGCGAGACGATGCATATCGGAGTCACCGGGGAGATGCTCGGCAGGGTCTTTGACGGCACCGGCAATCCGCTTGACGGAGGTTCGCTCCCGATACCCGAAGAGATTCGCGATATCCATGGATCGTCCATCAACCCGTACGCCCGCGAACATCCCCGCGATTCCATCCAGACCGGGGTGTCCGCGATTGACGGGATGAATACGCTTGTCAGAGGGCAAAAACTCCCAATATTTTCGGGAGCCGGCCTTCCCCATAATCTCCTTGCGGCCCAGATCGCCCGGCAGGCCAGGGTCCGGGGACAGGAGGAACAGTTTGCGGTCATCTTCGCGGCGATGGGAATTACGCATGAAGAAGCGGCGTATTTCCTGAAGGATTTCAGAACTACGGGTGCGCTCGAAAGGGCGGTCGTGTTCCTGAATCTTGCGGATGATCCGGTGATCGAACGAATCATCACCCCGCGGCTGGCACTCACCACCGCGGAGTTCCTCGCCTTCGAGAAGGGGATGCATGTTCTGGTGATCATGTCGGATCTCACCAATTATTGCGAGGCATTGAGAGAGATCGCCGCTGCGAGGGAGGAGGTGCCGGGGCGCAGGGGATACCCGGGGTACATGTATACCGATCTCGCGACCATTTACGAAAGGGCGGGAAGAATACGGGACAGAAATGGTTCCATCACCCAGATCCCGATACTCACGATGCCTGATGACGATATCACGCACCCGGTGCCCGATCTTACCGGGTACATCACCGAGGGGCAGATCGTGCTCTCCCGGGACCTTCACCGCAAGGGGATTTATCCGCCTGTCAACGTGCTCCCCTGCCTTTCCCGGCTTATGCAGGGCGGGATCGGCGAGGGGCGGACCCGGAAGGACCATGCCGAAGTCAACAACCAGCTCTATTCCGCATACGCACAGGGCGTAAAACTGAAGGGGCTGGTCGCAGTGATCGGGGAGGAGGCACTCACCGATATCGACCGTAACTATCTGTTGTTCGCGGATCGCTTCGAAAAGGAATTTATCGGCCAGGATGCCGAAGAGAACAGGACGTTCGAGGCAACTCTCGATCTGGCCTGGGATCTCCTGGCGCTGCTCCCCGAGAGCGAACTCAGGCGCATCGATACGGCGACGATCCGCACCTATCACCCGCATTACAGGAGCGGCAAAGTATGA
- a CDS encoding V-type ATP synthase subunit K — MPIGPGTALVAIGAGIAVGFSAIGAGIGVGITGAASAGVTAEKPEKFGMALIFTAIPQTQAIYGLLVAVLILLSGGFLGGTAGDIPIPIGLSAVGAGLAVGLAGLSSIGQGIASSAGVATAAERPETFGKGVVFSVICETQAIYGLLVAVLILVFSGLLSGNYIATTAAGLAGIGCGLSIGLSGTSAIGQGIAASAGVAATSEKPELFGKGVVFAAICETQAIYGLLAAILIMSFTGMFTGNLVATLAAGVVCIGAGLATGFAGFSAIGQGIAAAAGIGATAEKPEMFGKGIVFAAICETQAIYGLLVAVLLMAFTGLISGDMTLTLAVGFAAIAGGLAVGLAGLSAIGQGIAASAGIAATGEKPEMFGKGVVFSAICETQAIYGLLVAILIMVFTGMITHDFITTLGVGIATIGAGIAVGLGGFSAIGQGITCASGIAATARRSEAMGRSLVFAAMSETFAIFGLLVAILILFGLGIFTM; from the coding sequence ATGCCAATCGGGCCAGGGACCGCGCTTGTTGCCATCGGGGCAGGAATTGCGGTCGGATTCTCTGCGATAGGGGCAGGCATAGGGGTAGGTATCACCGGAGCGGCGTCGGCCGGAGTGACCGCGGAAAAACCCGAAAAATTTGGTATGGCGCTTATCTTTACCGCAATTCCGCAGACGCAGGCAATATACGGGCTTCTCGTTGCGGTTCTCATCCTGCTTTCGGGCGGTTTCCTGGGAGGTACCGCGGGGGATATTCCCATTCCTATCGGGCTCTCCGCGGTGGGAGCAGGTCTTGCCGTAGGATTGGCGGGACTTTCATCGATCGGGCAGGGGATCGCGTCATCAGCCGGCGTCGCAACGGCCGCCGAGCGCCCCGAGACTTTCGGGAAAGGCGTCGTATTCTCGGTTATATGCGAAACTCAGGCGATTTACGGGTTGCTCGTCGCCGTTCTCATACTCGTCTTCTCCGGACTGCTCTCCGGCAACTACATCGCGACCACGGCCGCGGGTCTTGCAGGGATAGGATGCGGGTTGTCCATCGGTCTTTCGGGAACATCGGCGATCGGGCAGGGGATTGCCGCTTCGGCGGGTGTCGCGGCCACGTCGGAAAAACCGGAACTGTTCGGAAAAGGAGTAGTATTTGCCGCGATCTGTGAGACCCAGGCGATTTACGGCCTTTTGGCAGCGATCCTGATCATGTCGTTCACCGGGATGTTTACCGGAAACCTCGTCGCCACCCTTGCGGCAGGAGTGGTCTGCATCGGTGCCGGACTTGCCACGGGTTTTGCGGGATTCTCTGCAATCGGGCAGGGGATCGCCGCCGCTGCAGGGATCGGCGCGACCGCGGAAAAACCGGAGATGTTCGGAAAAGGGATTGTTTTCGCAGCGATTTGCGAGACCCAGGCGATTTACGGTCTTCTGGTCGCGGTCCTTTTGATGGCCTTCACCGGCCTCATCTCCGGCGACATGACCCTTACCCTTGCCGTGGGATTTGCGGCGATCGCAGGCGGGCTCGCGGTCGGCCTCGCGGGGCTGTCGGCTATCGGGCAGGGGATTGCGGCATCCGCCGGAATCGCGGCAACGGGAGAAAAACCGGAAATGTTTGGAAAGGGAGTAGTCTTCTCTGCGATCTGTGAAACACAGGCGATTTACGGACTGCTCGTCGCCATCCTGATAATGGTGTTCACCGGTATGATCACCCATGATTTCATCACCACGCTCGGCGTCGGGATTGCCACCATCGGTGCGGGGATTGCCGTAGGACTCGGAGGATTTTCAGCAATAGGTCAGGGAATCACCTGTGCCTCAGGAATTGCCGCCACTGCCCGCAGATCCGAAGCAATGGGAAGGAGCCTGGTGTTCGCCGCTATGTCGGAGACGTTCGCGATATTCGGTCTGCTCGTGGCGATTCTCATACTCTTTGGCCTGGGGATTTTCACCATGTGA
- a CDS encoding V-type ATPase subunit, which translates to MTPGDLDTLISSIAVDPVAMILVGLALLVLVILIIGTFFGYFRVLLNIALFAYPVARVKAVGNPFVTRSQAEALAESGSFSEFLTVLMESGAGPQIPENTTLEGVEKILETWHYQEIQKMGASLPDAIRPFFSAYIGIFEGEQIIAALRSVYSAGIRPGAPAHIAEIGCITPALIDSIGESTDIKDLISRLQGTPYVAPLAAAFPEYEETSSIGPLESAVRLYVMKNLNASKGRVDPAVLPAVLAFTGVYADVTNILTLLRAKSRNLPLELVSLWLVPGGAYYEEWRLRQIYESARPADILRQLEGSEYFHVLEPLVQVPGSSIDLGACELTLDRYMLAKATGLSSVYHLTGGPLIKFAVSRKYEMRNLRIFFHTGFEMRTLEEALPNLVLQEAVS; encoded by the coding sequence ATGACACCCGGGGATCTGGATACCCTGATCAGCTCCATCGCTGTCGACCCGGTCGCCATGATCCTCGTGGGTCTTGCCCTGCTTGTCCTGGTAATCCTGATTATCGGTACATTTTTTGGGTATTTCCGTGTTTTGTTGAACATTGCGCTCTTTGCCTATCCCGTTGCGAGGGTGAAGGCTGTGGGAAACCCCTTCGTAACGAGGTCGCAGGCGGAAGCCCTCGCGGAGTCGGGATCGTTCTCCGAGTTTCTCACCGTCCTTATGGAGTCAGGCGCAGGGCCGCAAATTCCTGAAAATACAACGCTCGAGGGGGTGGAAAAAATACTCGAAACATGGCATTATCAGGAGATCCAGAAGATGGGGGCCTCGCTCCCGGACGCGATCCGCCCGTTTTTCTCAGCGTACATAGGCATTTTCGAGGGCGAACAGATAATCGCCGCGTTAAGATCGGTTTATTCGGCAGGCATCCGTCCGGGTGCTCCCGCCCATATCGCAGAGATCGGATGTATCACCCCGGCGCTTATCGACAGCATCGGTGAAAGCACCGATATCAAGGATCTTATCTCAAGACTGCAGGGCACACCGTACGTCGCCCCTCTGGCGGCAGCGTTCCCGGAATATGAGGAAACCTCGAGCATCGGGCCGCTTGAATCCGCCGTCAGGCTGTACGTGATGAAAAATCTCAATGCAAGCAAAGGCAGGGTGGATCCCGCAGTCCTCCCGGCGGTGCTTGCATTTACCGGGGTATACGCGGATGTGACCAACATTCTTACCCTTTTAAGGGCAAAATCCCGAAATCTTCCCCTGGAATTGGTGTCCCTCTGGCTGGTCCCGGGGGGCGCATACTACGAAGAGTGGCGGTTAAGGCAGATTTATGAAAGCGCACGTCCGGCGGATATCCTCCGTCAGCTGGAGGGATCCGAATATTTCCATGTCCTCGAACCCCTCGTACAGGTACCAGGAAGCAGCATAGATCTCGGAGCCTGTGAACTTACCCTGGACCGGTACATGCTTGCCAAAGCAACAGGGCTTTCGTCGGTGTACCACCTTACCGGGGGCCCGCTCATCAAATTTGCGGTTTCCAGGAAGTACGAGATGAGAAATCTTCGTATATTCTTCCATACAGGATTCGAAATGCGGACGCTTGAAGAGGCGTTGCCGAACCTGGTCCTGCAGGAGGCGGTATCGTGA
- a CDS encoding V-type ATP synthase subunit A: MMREPGNPGTVVRVTGPVVQAGGMTGARMYEIVRVGKDELIGEIIALEGESATIQVYEETAGMIPGEPVTGTGSSLSVALGPGLLGCIFDGIQRPLEKMFGISGDFIPKGSRVPPLDRTASWTFMPSGESSRTVTGGDVLGHVQEGPIVHKVMVPPGLAGRFTRIADEGDYTLQDDIGILETATGRVPLTMEQLWPVRVPRPITTKLEPGDPLLTGQRVIDLFFPIAVGGTAAIPGPFGSGKTVVQHQLAKWASADIVVFVGCGERGNEMADVLTEFPRLPDPRTGEPLINRMVLIANTSNMPVAAREASVYTGITIAEYYRDMGYNVALMADSTSRWAEAMREISGRLEEMPGEEGYPAYLGSRLADFYERAGKVITIGKQPATGSVSVIGAVSPPGGDFSEPVTQNTLRMVKVFWALDSELAYRRHFPAINWLNSYSLYSGAVDAWWEENENPEWRKMREELMVILQRENELEELIKLVGPEVLPETDRLVLLKAEIIRESLLMQYAFHPHDTYTGPEKLVRMVLADIRFFSLADRAVALGVTAETIREFPVKGMLARMGTVSPEDSAELFRQIDSGLRSEFSAVGVESE; the protein is encoded by the coding sequence ATGATGAGGGAACCAGGAAATCCCGGAACGGTGGTCAGGGTAACCGGTCCGGTGGTGCAGGCAGGGGGGATGACCGGGGCCCGCATGTACGAGATCGTCAGGGTCGGAAAGGATGAACTGATAGGGGAGATCATCGCCCTCGAAGGGGAATCGGCAACGATTCAGGTCTACGAGGAGACTGCGGGAATGATTCCCGGGGAACCCGTTACAGGTACGGGAAGTTCCCTCTCGGTGGCGCTCGGTCCCGGCCTTCTCGGGTGCATTTTTGACGGCATCCAGCGTCCGCTCGAAAAGATGTTCGGGATTTCGGGAGATTTTATTCCGAAGGGAAGCAGGGTCCCCCCGCTTGACCGCACCGCCTCCTGGACGTTCATGCCTTCGGGGGAATCCTCCCGCACCGTGACAGGCGGCGATGTGCTCGGGCATGTCCAGGAGGGACCAATCGTCCACAAAGTCATGGTCCCTCCGGGGCTCGCCGGCAGGTTCACCCGGATCGCGGATGAAGGTGACTATACCCTTCAGGACGACATTGGTATCCTGGAAACGGCCACGGGCCGGGTCCCGCTCACCATGGAGCAGTTATGGCCTGTAAGGGTCCCCCGTCCCATAACTACCAAACTCGAACCGGGCGATCCGCTGCTGACAGGACAGCGGGTCATCGATCTTTTTTTTCCGATCGCGGTAGGAGGGACTGCGGCAATACCGGGGCCCTTCGGATCCGGAAAAACTGTCGTACAGCACCAGCTCGCAAAGTGGGCCAGTGCCGATATCGTGGTGTTCGTGGGCTGTGGGGAGAGGGGAAACGAGATGGCCGATGTATTGACGGAGTTTCCCAGACTCCCGGATCCCCGGACAGGGGAACCGCTCATCAACCGCATGGTCCTTATCGCGAATACCAGCAACATGCCCGTCGCGGCCCGGGAAGCGTCTGTGTATACCGGGATAACCATTGCCGAGTATTACCGTGACATGGGCTATAACGTGGCGTTGATGGCGGATTCAACCTCGCGATGGGCGGAGGCCATGAGAGAGATCTCCGGCCGGCTGGAGGAAATGCCGGGAGAAGAGGGTTACCCGGCGTATCTCGGCTCCAGGCTGGCAGATTTTTACGAGAGGGCCGGAAAAGTGATCACGATTGGGAAACAACCCGCGACGGGTTCGGTTTCGGTCATCGGAGCAGTATCCCCTCCGGGAGGGGACTTTTCCGAACCGGTGACCCAGAACACCCTCCGCATGGTCAAAGTATTCTGGGCCCTGGATTCGGAACTCGCCTACCGCCGACATTTCCCTGCGATCAACTGGCTGAACTCGTATTCACTGTATTCCGGCGCGGTGGACGCCTGGTGGGAGGAGAACGAGAACCCGGAATGGAGAAAGATGAGGGAGGAACTCATGGTCATCCTGCAGCGGGAGAACGAACTGGAGGAACTGATAAAGCTCGTGGGGCCGGAAGTCCTTCCTGAAACCGACCGTCTGGTGCTCCTGAAAGCCGAGATAATCCGTGAAAGCCTGCTGATGCAGTACGCGTTCCATCCCCACGACACCTATACCGGCCCCGAAAAACTTGTCCGGATGGTCCTGGCCGATATCCGTTTTTTCTCGCTTGCGGACAGGGCGGTGGCCCTCGGGGTAACCGCGGAGACCATCCGGGAATTCCCGGTGAAAGGCATGCTTGCACGGATGGGTACGGTATCCCCTGAAGATTCCGCGGAGCTATTCCGGCAGATCGATTCCGGACTCCGCTCGGAGTTCTCTGCCGTGGGGGTGGAGAGCGAATGA